The Salvia miltiorrhiza cultivar Shanhuang (shh) chromosome 1, IMPLAD_Smil_shh, whole genome shotgun sequence genome has a window encoding:
- the LOC131026335 gene encoding uncharacterized protein LOC131026335, whose product MARTVFTRRRPLPPWASPEEVERSYRTYAPCHGDNLGQFLAGFHRHWVEASAHGVSGYDGIQRLILLLPSEWQGWARQISGHYIFRREDYHDLMGDFPSFIAELQICFTLWGRAPLGPYILPGDYVQVGTPLPVETPATAPESPMALPRDPPPRASVLGRRGRHDDETGPSRPRARRDFPSPPDSAIRATATPPPLIPTIDARFEASMADVDRVMANMREFLNRDNYPMQEDDDTAQYGMMRIIRPEPVPPPAPTEPRATARISTRDDPIREIVDDIFRSAQIMQETGEGQGETLLPSWEPGEDEEEDPKEDEEEDPEEDPEEDPLASPRNSRTATQSSQI is encoded by the coding sequence atggcgaggactgttttcacccgacgacgaccactgcccccatgggctagtccagaggaggtcgagcggtcctaccgcacctatgctccatgtcacggggataacctcggacagttcctcgcaggttttcacagacactgggtcgaggcgagtgcacatggagtatcagggtatgacggtatccagaggttgatcttactgttaccttccgagtggcagggatgggctagacaGATTTCTggccactacatctttcgccgagaagattaccacgacctcatgggagacttccctagctttattgcggagcttcagatctgtttcactttgtggggccgcgcccctctagggccctacatccttccgggagactacgtacaggtggggacgcctttgccagtggagacacccgctactgcccctgagtctccgatggccttgccacgagaccctccaccacgtgcctcagttctagggcgccgtggtaggcacgatgacgagacaggcccttctcgtccccgggctcgtagggatttcccatcgcctcctgactcagcgatccgagctactgctactccaccaccactgatacctacgatagacgcaaggtttgaggcttccatggcagatgtcgacagggtcatggccaacatgagagAGTTCCTAAATAGGGACAAttaccctatgcaggaggatgatgatACAGCACAGTATGGTATGATGAGGATTATTCGTCCTGAAcccgtgccacctccagctccaaccgagcctcgtgccacggccaggatcagcaccagagacgatccgatccgtgagattgtggacgatatcttccgctcagcccagatcatgcaggagacaggcgagggccagggagagactctgttgcccagctgggagccgggcgaggatgaggaggaggaccccaaggaggatgaggaggaggaccccgaggaggatccggaggaggaccccctggcgtcaccgaggaacagtcgtaccgcgactcagagttcacagatttga
- the LOC131026540 gene encoding blue copper protein 1a-like, translating into MIIKKSSSININLASLFQLIKRLTSNFSEMALNALLFAAMMAAVAAPAFGSDFIVGDDAGWKLNVNYTAWAQGKQFHVGDRLIFKYTQGSHNVQRLSNAGDFQGCTISAASPTGSDIITLASPGRKWYACGVSDHCSKGMKLAINVISDLAPAPAPGSDPKSPGNSAANGYSGFMSWAWALAALVLHKIIIA; encoded by the exons ATGATCATCAAGAAATCATCAAGTATCAACATTAACCTAGCTAGCttatttcaattaataaaaCGCCTAACTTCAAACTTTTCTGAGATGGCTCTTAATGCTCTCTTGTTCGCGGCGATGATGGCTGCCGTAGCTGCACCAGCTTTTGGATCCGACTTCATTGTTGGAGACGACGCCGGCTGGAAACTCAACGTGAACTACACCGCGTGGGCGCAGGGAAAACAATTCCACGTCGGAGATAGGCTGA TTTTCAAGTACACACAAGGATCTCACAACGTCCAAAGACTGAGCAACGCCGGCGACTTCCAAGGGTGTACGATATCTGCTGCATCTCCTACCGGAAGTGACATAATTACCCTTGCTAGCCCGGGCCGGAAGTGGTACGCTTGTGGCGTTTCAGACCACTGTTCGAAAGGGATGAAACTGGCCATAAATGTAATTTCAGACTTGGCTCCGGCTCCGGCACCAGGATCCGACCCAAAGAGCCCCGGGAATTCGGCAGCTAATGGATACTCCGGCTTCATGTCTTGGGCTTGGGCTCTTGCTGCTTTAGTTCTCCACAAAATTATCATCGCCTAA